In Thermostichus vulcanus str. 'Rupite', a single genomic region encodes these proteins:
- a CDS encoding DUF92 domain-containing protein has protein sequence MWQAWLLSQWGVALWLNLALVLLGLLSPQKALTRAGVIHAGILGLLVWGGLGGRGYGVVAAYFLIGTAVTKLGLRRKQDQGIAEKRGGARGPENVWGSALTGAICAVGYTLFPHPLWWLGYSASFAAKLADTVSSEVGKAYGRKTFLITTWQAVPAGTEGAISLEGSLAGVTAAAGLSALAWGIGGEWVAANLLWLGICWLAGILATLAESWIGVVLQPRIAWLTNEVVNGIQTSLAALLAVGLGSLMGIGR, from the coding sequence ATGTGGCAGGCGTGGCTCCTGAGTCAATGGGGTGTGGCTCTCTGGCTCAATCTTGCTCTGGTGTTGTTGGGCCTGTTGAGCCCGCAGAAAGCATTGACCCGAGCAGGGGTTATCCACGCGGGCATTCTTGGGCTGCTGGTTTGGGGGGGCCTAGGGGGGCGGGGGTATGGGGTAGTAGCGGCCTACTTTTTGATCGGAACAGCCGTGACTAAGCTTGGGCTCCGTCGCAAGCAAGACCAAGGGATTGCCGAAAAACGAGGTGGGGCGCGGGGGCCGGAAAATGTTTGGGGATCCGCCCTGACAGGGGCCATTTGTGCGGTGGGCTATACCCTTTTCCCACATCCGTTGTGGTGGCTGGGGTACAGTGCCAGTTTTGCTGCCAAGCTAGCCGATACGGTGAGCAGCGAGGTAGGGAAAGCCTATGGCCGCAAGACTTTTTTGATTACCACCTGGCAAGCCGTACCGGCAGGTACAGAAGGGGCGATTAGCCTAGAGGGATCCCTGGCGGGAGTCACAGCGGCAGCAGGACTTTCGGCATTGGCTTGGGGCATAGGTGGGGAATGGGTGGCAGCCAATCTACTGTGGTTGGGCATCTGCTGGCTGGCCGGGATCCTGGCGACCCTGGCGGAAAGTTGGATTGGGGTGGTGTTGCAACCTCGTATTGCCTGGCTGACCAATGAAGTCGTGAACGGCATTCAAACCAGCTTGGCAGCCCTTCTGGCAGTAGGACTGGGATCCCTTATGGGTATCGGACGATAA
- a CDS encoding PAS domain S-box protein — protein MAELPKPWPQFPIRWVLVVPFVVQLTATIGYTTWFSIQQGQRNAENLVAELAQEITNSVGEHVKAFAEKPFLMLRLNEAVFNQGLLNPEEVEQLRPFFWQQVQSDLFLNTLYLGSSSGNFLLVEGAPGFLLHRRDPSTNNLREIWRVDENGIPIELLRTDNFDPRLRPWYQAALKAGTATWSPIYVYAADPVLGITATLPLRDRRGMWQGVLGIDLTLSQISEFLKGLQVEKSGQSFIVERSGELVATSTEEVPFIRTPGGQERLPAAQSTDPLVRAATQAIEREWNGFSDIFSLQTTFQQTADGDPFFLQVTPIQDAQGLDWLLVVMIPEADFAEAIRASTRPILMLSLLATGISVVMGVVIYRWLSQPICSLTKQTQRLMEGELGQPIPAGWIQELNVLAHTFNQMSLVVTGSLHELQQTNQRIEQQILERTEALRQSEEKFRSIFDYAPIGMVLITPELPPQFLQANQAALDLLGISAEDLKTLHWEDYNLPEYLEVTRENWQRLIEGSLQFVDYEKVYHHCNGSLINVQVRNFAIRDQQGSPKLIVSFAEDISERKRAQISLQESEQRFRGIFENAPLGIVIMKYDPTPQYLFANPLACQESGYTLEEIQRLGTEVHTLEEDLERSKALWKSLISGEREKFTYERRFRRKDGSLIWVSFHVFTVRDKQGEPAFVVSFSENISERKLAEEQLARLAAIVEFSVDAIFSTDLQGVVTSWNRGAEHLYGYSAAEAIGIPIQSLILGEELNLDPDHVEDARETVHRNRLGERLEVFLSVSPICNSQGDWIGFSWIVRDIREKRELERMKREFVSIVSHELRTPLTAIHGSLTALNTGKLGSLSPAGERLLQIAEQSTTRLIKLINDILDLERLESGKVSLNLQICPIEEVLARSIETVQMVAEQGNIQIHCEAQPSLQVQGDPDLLIQVFTNLLSNAIKFSPPSGQIWVAAESINQQVHIRVQDQGRGIPVDKLEHIFERFQQVDASDARKKGGSGLGLAICRLIVQQHGGRIWAESELEKGSIFHVLLPLS, from the coding sequence GTGGCTGAATTGCCGAAACCTTGGCCGCAATTTCCCATTCGTTGGGTTCTGGTTGTGCCTTTTGTGGTGCAACTCACGGCAACGATTGGTTACACAACGTGGTTTAGTATTCAACAAGGGCAACGCAATGCCGAAAATCTGGTTGCAGAATTGGCCCAAGAAATCACCAATAGTGTGGGGGAGCACGTTAAGGCTTTTGCCGAAAAACCCTTTTTGATGCTGCGGCTGAATGAGGCTGTGTTCAATCAGGGTCTTTTGAATCCTGAGGAGGTTGAACAGCTACGGCCTTTTTTCTGGCAGCAGGTGCAATCGGATCTTTTCTTGAATACGTTATATTTGGGCAGTTCCTCAGGCAATTTTTTGTTGGTTGAGGGTGCCCCAGGTTTTCTCTTGCATCGCCGGGATCCCTCCACAAATAACCTCAGAGAAATTTGGCGTGTCGATGAGAACGGGATCCCGATTGAACTGCTCAGAACCGACAACTTTGACCCACGCCTACGCCCTTGGTACCAGGCTGCTCTGAAGGCTGGAACGGCAACCTGGTCACCCATTTACGTCTATGCAGCGGATCCCGTCCTGGGGATTACCGCAACCTTACCCCTTCGGGATAGAAGAGGAATGTGGCAAGGAGTCTTGGGTATTGATTTGACCTTGTCTCAGATCTCTGAATTTCTCAAAGGTTTACAAGTAGAAAAGTCTGGCCAGAGCTTTATTGTGGAGCGCAGTGGTGAGTTGGTGGCAACTTCTACAGAAGAAGTGCCCTTTATTCGCACCCCAGGTGGGCAGGAGCGGTTGCCAGCAGCCCAAAGTACAGATCCACTCGTTCGTGCAGCAACACAGGCTATCGAAAGAGAATGGAACGGTTTCTCGGATATTTTTTCTCTACAAACTACTTTTCAACAAACAGCTGATGGGGATCCATTTTTCTTGCAAGTCACCCCGATTCAGGATGCACAAGGTTTGGATTGGTTGCTAGTGGTGATGATCCCGGAGGCGGATTTTGCCGAAGCCATTCGAGCCAGTACACGCCCGATTCTGATGCTCAGCTTGCTAGCAACAGGGATCTCCGTTGTCATGGGTGTTGTCATTTATCGCTGGCTCAGTCAGCCTATCTGCTCCCTGACAAAGCAGACGCAACGTTTGATGGAGGGAGAGTTGGGTCAGCCCATTCCTGCAGGTTGGATTCAGGAACTGAATGTATTGGCTCACACATTCAACCAAATGAGCTTGGTGGTGACGGGATCCCTGCATGAGCTACAGCAAACCAATCAACGCATCGAGCAGCAAATTCTGGAGCGGACAGAGGCCTTGCGCCAGAGTGAAGAAAAGTTCCGGAGTATTTTCGATTATGCCCCGATTGGTATGGTGTTGATAACTCCAGAACTTCCGCCTCAGTTTTTGCAGGCGAATCAGGCTGCTCTCGATTTGCTAGGGATTTCAGCAGAAGACTTGAAGACTTTACACTGGGAAGATTACAATCTGCCGGAATATCTTGAGGTGACCCGAGAGAATTGGCAGCGGTTAATTGAGGGATCCCTTCAGTTTGTAGACTACGAGAAAGTCTATCATCATTGTAATGGTTCCCTAATAAATGTTCAGGTTCGCAATTTTGCTATTCGAGATCAACAGGGATCCCCGAAACTTATTGTTTCTTTCGCAGAAGATATTTCTGAACGCAAGCGAGCCCAAATCTCTTTACAAGAAAGCGAGCAGCGATTTCGAGGTATTTTTGAGAATGCTCCTTTAGGTATTGTGATCATGAAATATGATCCAACACCACAATATTTGTTTGCCAACCCATTAGCCTGCCAAGAAAGTGGCTACACCTTAGAAGAAATTCAACGGCTTGGAACAGAAGTACACACCCTAGAGGAAGATTTAGAAAGATCGAAAGCTTTATGGAAATCCCTCATTTCTGGGGAACGGGAAAAATTCACCTACGAGCGACGGTTTCGACGAAAGGACGGATCCCTAATTTGGGTAAGTTTTCATGTGTTTACCGTCCGAGATAAACAAGGTGAGCCTGCTTTTGTGGTATCCTTTAGCGAAAATATTAGCGAGCGCAAACTAGCAGAAGAACAACTGGCTCGTTTGGCTGCAATTGTAGAATTTTCTGTGGATGCAATTTTTAGCACCGATCTACAAGGGGTGGTGACCAGTTGGAACCGAGGAGCTGAACATCTTTATGGATACTCTGCCGCAGAGGCAATAGGGATCCCGATCCAGAGCTTAATTTTGGGTGAAGAGCTGAATCTGGATCCCGATCATGTTGAAGATGCTCGCGAAACAGTACATCGCAATCGACTTGGGGAACGCCTGGAGGTTTTTCTGTCGGTGTCTCCTATTTGCAATTCTCAAGGAGATTGGATAGGTTTTTCTTGGATCGTCCGTGATATCCGCGAAAAGCGGGAATTGGAGCGTATGAAAAGGGAGTTTGTTTCGATAGTGAGCCATGAACTTAGAACTCCCCTCACAGCAATTCATGGATCCCTGACAGCGCTTAACACTGGCAAACTGGGATCCCTTTCTCCGGCTGGGGAACGCCTACTTCAAATTGCTGAGCAAAGTACGACTCGATTGATCAAACTGATTAACGATATTCTCGACTTAGAGCGCTTGGAATCTGGGAAAGTCAGCCTTAACCTCCAGATTTGTCCTATCGAGGAAGTTCTAGCCCGCTCTATCGAAACGGTTCAAATGGTGGCTGAGCAAGGCAATATCCAGATTCACTGTGAAGCACAACCCAGTTTACAGGTACAAGGGGATCCCGATCTTTTAATCCAAGTGTTCACCAATTTGCTTAGCAACGCCATTAAATTCTCTCCTCCATCGGGACAAATTTGGGTTGCTGCAGAATCCATAAATCAACAGGTTCATATCCGCGTTCAAGATCAAGGGCGAGGGATCCCTGTCGATAAACTAGAACACATCTTCGAGCGCTTCCAGCAAGTTGATGCTTCCGATGCTCGAAAAAAAGGAGGATCTGGACTGGGCCTAGCGATTTGCCGGCTTATTGTTCAGCAGCATGGTGGCCGTATTTGGGCTGAAAGTGAACTGGAGAAAGGTAGCATCTTTCATGTTCTCCTTCCTCTTTCTTGA
- the fabI gene encoding enoyl-ACP reductase FabI, with protein sequence MLDLTGKKALVTGIANERSIAWGIAQQLHKAGARLGVTYLPDERDRFKTKVQQLTDPLQPDFLLPCDVQSDQQIADLFQAVSQKWDQIDILVHCLAFVKKEELTGDFSNISRDGFALAMDVSTYSLIALCRAAKPLLKSGSSVLTLTYLGGVRVVPNYNMAAVTKAGLETCVRYLAAEFGPAGIRVNGISAGPIRTLASSAISDFHAMLRAVEEKAPLRRNIDQVEVGNTAVFLGSDLASGITGQILYVDSGYSILGF encoded by the coding sequence ATGTTAGATCTGACCGGAAAAAAAGCCTTGGTGACTGGCATTGCCAACGAACGCTCCATCGCCTGGGGCATTGCCCAACAGTTGCACAAAGCTGGGGCTCGTTTAGGGGTTACCTATTTGCCCGATGAGCGGGATCGCTTCAAAACCAAAGTCCAACAACTCACGGATCCCTTGCAACCGGATTTTCTCCTCCCCTGTGATGTCCAAAGTGATCAGCAGATTGCGGATCTGTTTCAAGCCGTTAGCCAAAAATGGGATCAGATCGACATCTTGGTTCATTGCCTAGCCTTTGTGAAAAAAGAAGAATTAACGGGCGACTTTAGCAACATTTCTCGGGATGGGTTTGCTCTGGCCATGGATGTGAGCACCTACTCCCTGATTGCTCTCTGCCGTGCCGCCAAGCCCCTGTTGAAATCTGGCAGCAGCGTTCTGACGCTGACCTACTTGGGAGGGGTGCGGGTAGTACCCAACTACAACATGGCCGCCGTGACCAAAGCGGGCCTGGAAACCTGTGTGCGCTACCTAGCAGCCGAGTTCGGCCCCGCCGGGATCCGAGTCAACGGCATTTCTGCTGGCCCGATTCGCACCTTAGCCTCTTCAGCCATTTCTGATTTTCATGCCATGCTACGGGCAGTGGAGGAGAAAGCCCCCCTGCGGCGTAACATCGATCAGGTGGAAGTGGGCAATACAGCCGTCTTCCTGGGTAGCGATCTGGCCAGTGGTATTACTGGGCAGATTCTTTATGTAGACAGTGGCTACAGCATCCTTGGTTTTTAG
- the aspS gene encoding aspartate--tRNA ligase: protein MSSAIRRPARSLYCGEVRSAHIGKTVTLYGWIDRRRDHGGVIFLDLRDRSGVVQLVADPQKTPQSYPLAGEVRNEYVVRVTGVVQKRPTDSLNPRLATGEVEIYAEQLEILSRVSKQIPFSVSGEDAEDVREEIRLRYRYLDLRRERMSRNLQLRHQVIKAIRRFLEDEAGFVEVETPILTRSTPEGARDYLVPSRVNPGEWFALPQSPQLFKQLLMVAGLDRYYQIARCFRDEDLRADRQPEFTQLDMEMSFLDQEGILELNEQLVCHIFKTVKGIDLPRPFPRLTYAEAMARYGSDKPDTRFGMELVDVSELFQGSRFKVFSKVLAEGGSIKILPVPGGDEKISNTRIKPGGDLFKLVTQYGAGGLAFIRVRPDSLDTIGALKESLSPEQEQKLLSLTAAKPGDLLLFGAGPTAIVNESLNRLRLHLGHELGLIPEHALNLLWVTDFPMFEFNAEENRLEALHHPFTAPHPDDLADLKTARAQAYDLVWNGIEVGGGSLRIYQRQIQEQVFQAIGLTPEQAREKFGFLLEAFEYGTPPHGGIAYGIDRLVMLLAGEDSIRDVIAFPKTQLAKCLLTGAPSEVESKQLKELYVASTYQSE, encoded by the coding sequence ATGTCCTCTGCCATCCGTCGCCCGGCTCGCTCTCTGTATTGTGGAGAAGTGCGCTCTGCCCATATTGGCAAAACCGTGACCCTTTACGGCTGGATCGACCGCCGCCGCGATCATGGGGGAGTAATTTTCCTGGATTTGCGGGATCGCTCTGGCGTGGTGCAGTTGGTGGCCGATCCCCAAAAAACCCCGCAGTCTTACCCTCTGGCTGGGGAAGTGCGCAATGAATACGTGGTACGGGTAACGGGGGTAGTTCAAAAACGGCCCACCGATTCCTTGAATCCCCGTCTGGCAACGGGGGAAGTTGAAATCTATGCAGAACAGCTGGAGATTCTCAGTCGGGTCAGCAAGCAGATCCCCTTCAGTGTTTCGGGAGAAGACGCAGAGGATGTGCGGGAAGAAATTCGCCTGCGCTATCGCTACCTGGATTTGCGCCGGGAACGCATGTCTCGCAACCTGCAATTGCGCCATCAGGTGATTAAGGCAATTCGCCGCTTTTTGGAGGATGAGGCTGGGTTTGTGGAGGTGGAAACCCCAATCCTGACCCGTTCTACCCCAGAAGGAGCCCGAGATTACTTGGTGCCCAGCCGGGTTAACCCTGGTGAGTGGTTTGCTCTGCCTCAATCCCCCCAGCTTTTTAAGCAGCTCCTGATGGTGGCTGGGTTGGATCGCTACTACCAAATTGCCCGCTGTTTCCGGGATGAAGATCTGCGGGCGGATCGGCAGCCGGAGTTCACCCAACTGGATATGGAGATGAGCTTTTTGGATCAAGAAGGGATCCTGGAACTGAACGAACAGTTGGTCTGCCACATCTTCAAGACCGTTAAGGGCATTGATTTACCCCGTCCCTTTCCACGGTTGACCTATGCAGAAGCCATGGCCCGCTATGGATCCGATAAGCCAGATACCCGCTTTGGCATGGAACTGGTGGATGTTTCGGAGTTGTTTCAGGGATCCCGGTTTAAGGTCTTTTCTAAGGTCTTGGCAGAGGGCGGCTCAATCAAGATTTTGCCCGTACCGGGTGGGGATGAAAAAATCTCCAATACCCGGATCAAACCCGGTGGGGATCTGTTCAAACTGGTCACTCAATACGGTGCGGGTGGCTTAGCCTTCATTCGGGTACGGCCCGATAGTCTAGACACCATTGGTGCTCTGAAAGAGAGCCTCAGTCCAGAACAGGAGCAGAAATTACTTTCCCTAACCGCAGCCAAACCGGGAGACTTATTGCTATTTGGTGCAGGCCCTACCGCTATTGTGAATGAGTCCTTGAACCGACTGAGATTGCATTTGGGCCACGAATTGGGGCTTATTCCGGAACATGCCCTCAATTTGCTTTGGGTTACCGATTTCCCCATGTTTGAGTTCAATGCAGAAGAAAATCGCCTCGAAGCCCTCCACCACCCCTTTACGGCACCTCATCCCGACGATTTGGCCGACTTAAAAACAGCGCGGGCCCAAGCCTATGACTTGGTGTGGAACGGTATTGAGGTGGGCGGCGGATCCCTGCGGATTTACCAGCGGCAGATTCAGGAGCAGGTGTTTCAAGCAATTGGCCTCACCCCGGAACAAGCCCGCGAAAAATTTGGCTTTTTACTGGAAGCTTTTGAATATGGCACACCTCCCCATGGGGGCATTGCCTATGGCATTGATCGGTTGGTGATGCTCTTGGCCGGTGAAGACTCGATTCGGGATGTGATTGCTTTCCCGAAAACTCAGCTGGCGAAATGCTTGCTGACAGGGGCACCCTCAGAGGTTGAGAGTAAGCAACTGAAGGAGTTATACGTTGCTTCTACCTATCAGTCCGAGTAG
- a CDS encoding AI-2E family transporter: protein MNRFSPLQRLLLTWILIVISGWLAIRVGQLFGHLLTNILTAAVLAFLLNYPVQVLRRYRVSRALAVTLVFALSVVLLVLVGIAVVPVLAKQVVQLGARIPDWVDTLQNWLNQISLWAAERNINLPFGQTELVNTLLNRLQASAEKIAGQSLDLLLGTFNQVIDLVLVLVLALYMLLYGGQFWHGLLSLFPQPWGPRIGEALTLSFQNFLISQLVLGFIMALMLVPVFGVLRVPFGLLFGLLIGLLEVIPLVGGVIGIGAAAVLLAFQDIWLSLKVVLVSLIVQQIKDRVIAPRLMGELIGLNPVWILIALLVGAQLGGILGVIIAIPLTSVVKSIYEISRSADLVAEGGLSSGAKGAADSDNKVELYRDPSLTKPETKKI from the coding sequence ATGAATCGTTTTTCTCCTTTGCAGCGGTTGCTGCTCACCTGGATTTTGATCGTGATTAGCGGTTGGCTGGCCATACGGGTAGGTCAGCTATTTGGGCATTTGCTCACCAATATCTTGACGGCAGCAGTGCTGGCCTTTTTGCTGAACTATCCGGTGCAGGTGTTACGGCGCTACCGGGTTAGTCGGGCTTTGGCAGTGACTCTCGTCTTTGCCCTGTCAGTGGTTCTTCTGGTGCTGGTGGGGATTGCAGTGGTGCCGGTTTTGGCCAAGCAAGTGGTTCAATTGGGGGCGCGGATCCCGGATTGGGTAGACACGCTACAAAATTGGCTGAATCAAATCAGCCTTTGGGCCGCCGAACGGAATATCAATCTTCCTTTTGGCCAAACGGAGCTGGTGAATACCCTCCTGAATCGTCTGCAAGCCAGTGCCGAGAAAATTGCCGGACAATCTTTAGATCTTCTCTTGGGTACTTTTAACCAGGTGATTGATTTGGTGCTGGTGCTGGTTTTGGCCCTCTATATGTTGCTGTATGGGGGGCAGTTTTGGCATGGGCTGCTCAGCCTCTTTCCCCAACCTTGGGGGCCCCGCATTGGTGAAGCCCTGACCTTGAGCTTTCAAAATTTCTTGATCAGCCAATTGGTGTTGGGGTTCATCATGGCCCTGATGCTGGTGCCGGTTTTTGGCGTTTTGCGAGTGCCCTTTGGGTTGCTATTTGGCCTATTGATCGGCTTGCTGGAGGTGATCCCGTTGGTGGGCGGGGTGATTGGCATTGGGGCAGCAGCGGTGTTGCTGGCTTTTCAGGATATATGGTTGAGCCTGAAGGTGGTGCTGGTTTCCTTGATTGTGCAACAGATAAAGGATCGGGTGATCGCCCCACGCTTAATGGGGGAGTTGATCGGCTTGAACCCAGTGTGGATTTTGATTGCTCTTTTGGTAGGGGCACAACTGGGGGGCATCCTTGGAGTGATTATCGCCATACCCTTGACCAGTGTGGTGAAAAGTATTTATGAGATCTCCCGTTCTGCCGATTTAGTCGCAGAGGGTGGGTTAAGTTCTGGTGCAAAAGGTGCTGCTGATAGCGATAACAAGGTTGAACTTTACCGGGATCCCAGTCTGACTAAGCCCGAGACCAAAAAGATTTGA
- a CDS encoding RNA-guided endonuclease TnpB family protein, with protein sequence MKRVTTTLKLKFLDLNAVKAEMLAQTVWATTALANELLRMSPKERKALTTAKVVTPLKSALSNQVIRVLKGKAGQRAKHFKVFWPEVNNQNWKLHKVGSTYSVSFPTIQGDKRVPLEVSSSYYAERLERILAEQDCERGTLKLMQIRGVWYAVLSITWEVPEVKSTERLGVDRGQNRLAVAATRWGRAVFFGGGEVAYRRRRFQKRRAQLQQAGKYRALKRLERKEARWMRAVNHTVSRRIVRFANAVNADVWMEDLSGIRQSRQSQKARSDAGKSRHTWSYYDLEWKVAYKLEMAGRTLHKRPAAYTSKTDHRTGLIGKRSGHLFTGQDGYCCDADWNAAMNLAQWDGFSCPLSLKEALPVIGRVGSGDGVVGNPLNSMNTLQSKVARG encoded by the coding sequence ATGAAACGGGTCACCACCACACTCAAGCTCAAGTTTCTTGATCTCAACGCGGTCAAAGCGGAGATGTTGGCCCAGACGGTTTGGGCGACAACCGCACTGGCAAACGAGCTGCTGCGCATGAGTCCGAAGGAACGCAAAGCCTTGACCACCGCCAAAGTGGTGACACCGCTCAAGTCTGCCCTCTCCAACCAGGTGATTCGTGTCCTGAAGGGGAAGGCAGGTCAGCGGGCTAAACACTTCAAGGTGTTCTGGCCAGAGGTCAACAACCAAAACTGGAAGCTGCACAAAGTAGGCAGCACCTACTCAGTGAGCTTCCCCACAATTCAGGGTGACAAGCGGGTTCCCCTTGAGGTTAGCAGTTCCTACTATGCTGAACGCCTTGAGCGCATCTTGGCTGAGCAGGATTGTGAACGGGGAACCTTGAAGCTGATGCAAATACGTGGGGTTTGGTATGCCGTTCTATCTATCACTTGGGAAGTTCCCGAAGTGAAGAGTACAGAGCGGCTGGGTGTTGACCGGGGGCAGAACCGTTTGGCGGTGGCGGCCACCCGTTGGGGTCGGGCGGTGTTTTTTGGGGGTGGAGAGGTAGCCTATCGTCGTCGTCGTTTCCAGAAGCGTCGTGCCCAGTTGCAACAGGCGGGTAAATACCGAGCACTCAAGCGACTGGAGCGCAAAGAAGCCCGTTGGATGAGGGCAGTCAACCACACCGTTAGCCGCCGCATTGTGCGGTTTGCCAATGCGGTAAATGCGGATGTGTGGATGGAAGACCTATCGGGTATCCGCCAATCCAGACAGAGCCAGAAGGCGCGTTCGGATGCCGGGAAATCGCGCCATACCTGGTCGTACTACGACCTGGAGTGGAAGGTTGCCTACAAGCTGGAGATGGCGGGTAGGACGCTGCATAAACGTCCTGCTGCCTACACATCCAAAACCGACCACAGGACAGGATTGATTGGGAAAAGGAGTGGGCATTTGTTCACCGGGCAGGACGGGTATTGCTGTGATGCCGACTGGAATGCCGCAATGAACCTAGCCCAGTGGGACGGGTTTTCGTGTCCTTTGAGTCTAAAAGAAGCCCTGCCCGTAATAGGTAGGGTCGGCTCAGGGGATGGGGTAGTTGGCAATCCCCTGAACTCCATGAATACCTTGCAGTCTAAGGTTGCAAGGGGCTAG
- a CDS encoding response regulator, protein MKILLIEDDPVLAGWIASVLRQERYTLERAEDGQLGYEMALATQPQLMIIDVDIPGLDGIQLCRKIRAQGISTPILILTGLAAEQDKVRGLDAGADDYLVKPCSTMELLARLRVLLRRCTQPPQILLQWGKLCLDPVQATVYYDGTPVALRPKEYRLLELFLRSPLRLFTRAEIIDHLWSLEDTPQEETVKAHIKGLRQGLRKAGAPAELIQAVYGMGFRLNTEYGPSPVQDPATSPDANTLNTPTKPQALISTVWPEFHPRLMARLSQIEAGLIALEQAALTPELQAQTRKAAHMLAGSLGTFGLTAGTELARRLEQWIDSQHPDPQEGRTLWQALKKELDTTQPQISSPTPHAPMDSLSQARLLLVDDDPAYLQILAHFLKGFQVELLADPTLFWHYLETYSPQLVLLDWDMPQQSGLDLCQALRRSPRYQHLPTLMLTSHQDPILIAQAFDCGVDDFISKPVTQVELVARISNRLRRHYGE, encoded by the coding sequence ATGAAAATCCTTTTAATCGAAGATGATCCTGTACTGGCCGGTTGGATAGCCTCCGTACTGCGGCAAGAACGCTACACCTTAGAACGGGCAGAAGATGGCCAACTGGGGTACGAAATGGCCTTGGCCACGCAGCCGCAGTTGATGATTATCGACGTGGATATACCCGGACTGGACGGGATCCAACTGTGTCGAAAAATTCGCGCTCAGGGGATCTCCACCCCAATTTTGATCCTGACGGGCCTAGCTGCCGAGCAAGACAAAGTGCGGGGGCTGGATGCCGGGGCCGATGACTACCTGGTGAAGCCCTGTAGCACAATGGAGCTGCTGGCCCGTTTGCGAGTTCTGTTGCGACGGTGCACTCAACCCCCACAAATCCTGTTGCAGTGGGGGAAGCTCTGCCTCGATCCCGTACAGGCAACCGTCTACTACGATGGCACTCCTGTGGCACTGCGCCCGAAAGAATATCGCCTGTTGGAGCTGTTTTTGCGCTCTCCGCTACGCCTGTTCACCCGTGCCGAAATTATCGATCATCTTTGGTCTTTAGAAGATACTCCCCAAGAAGAGACCGTCAAAGCCCACATCAAGGGTCTACGCCAAGGATTGCGCAAAGCCGGTGCGCCTGCCGAACTGATTCAAGCCGTGTATGGGATGGGGTTTCGCCTCAACACTGAATATGGCCCTTCTCCAGTACAGGATCCCGCCACTAGCCCAGATGCAAATACCCTAAATACCCCCACCAAACCCCAAGCCCTGATCAGTACTGTCTGGCCGGAGTTCCATCCCAGACTGATGGCCCGCCTCAGCCAAATTGAAGCAGGGCTCATCGCTCTCGAACAAGCCGCCCTTACCCCAGAACTGCAAGCCCAAACCCGCAAAGCAGCGCACATGTTGGCCGGATCCCTGGGCACTTTTGGTCTGACAGCAGGTACAGAACTAGCCCGTCGTCTAGAGCAGTGGATTGATAGCCAACACCCTGATCCTCAAGAAGGCAGAACCCTCTGGCAAGCCCTGAAGAAAGAACTGGATACCACTCAGCCCCAAATCTCGAGCCCTACCCCCCATGCCCCAATGGATTCTCTGAGTCAAGCTCGTTTGCTGCTGGTGGATGATGACCCAGCCTATTTGCAAATCTTGGCCCACTTTCTCAAGGGTTTTCAGGTGGAGCTGCTGGCGGATCCCACCTTGTTTTGGCACTACCTAGAAACCTATTCGCCTCAGTTAGTGCTTCTGGATTGGGATATGCCACAGCAGTCTGGTCTGGATTTGTGCCAAGCTTTACGCCGCTCTCCTCGCTACCAACACTTGCCGACTCTCATGCTCACCTCCCACCAGGATCCAATCTTGATCGCTCAGGCTTTTGACTGTGGCGTGGATGATTTTATCAGCAAGCCCGTGACCCAAGTGGAGTTGGTAGCCCGAATTAGCAATCGTCTGCGTCGTCATTACGGGGAATAG